The sequence GTCTCCAAGGCACCATACTCTTCAGCGTAATAGAGTATTGTACCCCATGTTGGGTAACTTACGCCAGCTAGGTTAAGGAAGTTTAATGATGAGAGGGTTAGTATTGCTCCAGGCACATTAACGACTAAAAGGTAAAGCATGTATGGGGTTATTTGAGGCAATACGTGGTTTCTAAGTATCCACAGGTTACTGGCCCCTGAGGCTTTAGCTAAGTCAATGTATGCTGCTGTCCTTATCTGCATTGAAATCGATCTAATAATCCTAGCACTACCACCCCAGGCTAATACTGCTAAGTAAAGCATGGCATCCCATATGTTTAAATGAAGGAGTATTGATAGTACTACCAGTATTACGAATGATGGTATCAATATAACCAGGTCAGTTATCCTAGTTAAGACTTCATCAACAATACCCCCCATGAAGCCCGCAGCTAAACCAACTCCAACTGCTATAACTGTAACAAGCAGTGCGTAAACTATACCAATCTCTAGGCTTATTGGGAAGCCAGCCAGTAGTCCTAACCATAAGTCATGGCCAACGGTATCAGTACCCATTAAACCATAGGCGGTACCCTCTAGGGCAACCTCAACAGGCTTTGAATCACCTGGGCTTGGTAAGGAACCGGAGGTGGGCATTAATGTTATAGTTATGGTATACTTACCGTAAAGTGACTTTACATAGTTACCAACTACACTCATGAATACGTACGGGAATGCTGAGGAGC is a genomic window of Caldivirga sp. containing:
- a CDS encoding ABC transporter permease, translating into MAKSSQVRIMGMSLSEFAHGYLSTTLGKVSLALFIILIGASIYAAIVIPPNFGEVWNVPTNWEIYPKDAPPVWLNVFTGNAYAPEVISSSITQASSSSITVSFSVYNYYKQPWNDLFIVLKPPLSGTGMVAYVTVNRPDGSTLRIGPVQLGSGVTEVGTMYQVEGQIIQFYASKYGYALNIPIGSSAFPYVFMSVVGNYVKSLYGKYTITITLMPTSGSLPSPGDSKPVEVALEGTAYGLMGTDTVGHDLWLGLLAGFPISLEIGIVYALLVTVIAVGVGLAAGFMGGIVDEVLTRITDLVILIPSFVILVVLSILLHLNIWDAMLYLAVLAWGGSARIIRSISMQIRTAAYIDLAKASGASNLWILRNHVLPQITPYMLYLLVVNVPGAILTLSSLNFLNLAGVSYPTWGTILYYAEEYGALETGMWWWVIPPGILITLVAVTFIVTALAIEPIVNPRLRR